CTCCGCAAATGGAAGATTCTTATAAATGAATTTTGCCAGCTTGACCAGTCGCGGAATAGTTTGCTGATGCAGCACTATTCTCAGCTCCACCCTTACATTTTTCTTCGCGAGGTTATACAGTCCCCTGACTGTTTGATGAAAGGCATCTTTTGCCTGTACAATGTAGTCATGCTGCGCAGGATAATCTGAGTAAACCGGTATCCCAAACATAAGCCGGGAATAGTTCATCTCTCCCATCCGGTCAGCCATGCCCTGCCAGGCAAATGATCGTCCGTTAGTAAGGCAGTGTACTTCTGTATCCGGCAGCTCCTGCTGGATCTGTGTCAGTAATTTAAAGAACCGGTCGCCCAGTAAGGTAGGCTCTCCTCCAGTGATACCCAGTTCCTGACAATCCTTCGGAATAAGCGGGATAGTCTGGCTATGCAGCTGATAGAGATAATCTGTGTCATCCCTGTCCCTCGGAGGTTGAGAACACATCAGGCAATTACTGTTACATCTTTCTGTAAACAGCAAAAAGTTATGTGCAGAGTTCACCCTATAGGCGGTGTTCACCACACCATCGGAATGCGCCACAACAATATCCCCTTCATGCAGATGACTGGTATCCGCAATGGAAAAGACACCGGGAGAGGAATCAGCATACAGGGGAGGCAGCCCGGACAGCACTGCTTTATACCTCCTCATCGTCTCATGACTGTACGCATCACTGATCAGTATTTCCGCGTTGCCGGTGGCGGAGAAAGTCACCCGTCCGACTACAGGACGGTCTATACCATGTGGAATACCTTTTGTTTTCAGTAACATCAGCTTTTACCTGTTATCCAGCTTCTAAATACTTTTTCAATCCTTTTATCCTGTTCCATCAAGGTGATGAGATGTTCGATGATCTGCATATTCCGCTGACAGAATGAATTGTCCGGCCTGTAGCCGTACATATCGCCCTGTGTGGCATAGTTGAAGACAGGATCTGCCCCGCAATAGCCCTGAAAGGCGCATGCTGAACATCCCGGGAGGGACTCGTTCACCATGACATCTGTCAGTGCCTGTGTTTTCTCTCCGTAAAAGACCTCCCTGTAAGAAGTCTCTCCCAATATGCCCAGTCTGAAAGTAAAGTCTTTCATTTCGGCCAGCATCCTGGATTCGTCAGATGCATATATTGCACCGTCATAGTTGAATACGATCACGCTGTTGATTAACCCGGCGGGCGATTGCAGATCAACATATCCCACAGGGAATGGCGTTAGTAGTTTCTTCAGTATGATCGCAGCATAATCTTCCCGGATAAAGTATCCGTTCAGATTATGTTCAATAATTTTATCCAACGCTGTTTTATAAAACTCCAGGAAGCGGCCTGTCTCATACCTGTTCCGGTTAGCACTCATTGTGGCAAAGCCATAGGGGCTTATCGGACGAAGAAAGATATTACGGAATCCCAAAGCCACATATTCGTCTACGATCTCCACAGGATAGTCGAGGGAGCGTCTTGTATTGGTGGTCAGTGCCGATACGTTATCTTCTCCCAACACTTCCCTGCATCTGCGGATACCATCAACGGCCAGCTGATAACTACTGGCATTGGGCTTATGCCTGTTCTTATCATGAATGAAAGCGGGACCATCCAGGGACGTTGAGATCAGTATACTGTTTTCCTTACAATAGGCCAGCATCTCATCTGTGAGCGGTGCCAGGTTGGTACAGATCACATAGGTCAGCTGCTTCCCATGCTTTACCGCAGCTAGTTTGGCTTTTTCAACAGCATATACAATATTATCGAATGCCAGCAGCGCTTCCCCACCCTGAAACTCCATTGTCAGATTCCGGCCTGGAGACTGCATCATCATGTCTATCCCTGCATCAATATGAGCGCGGCTCATGTCATATTTATTCCTGTCACTGGTTACCCGCGATACCTGGCAATAATGACAGGTATGTTCACATCTCAGACTGATAACAAAAATATGCAGTGAGGTAAAATGGTCGAGAAAGGATTTCTTAGTCCTGTAGCGGGTAGCGATCACTTCCAGCAGATCAGGGACCGGCTGTTCAGTAATAAAGAACCCGGCAACGAGATCTTCATACAGTACCTTATCTTCCGGCTGCGTGCTGTCTATTCTCCGTTCAATAATGCGTGCACATGTGCCGGCAGGCAGCACCATGTAATCGCCGATCTCATTGACAAGGATCTCTCTTTCATCCGGCAGCCGGTGAAAGCGGAATGGTAATAATGTATAGCCGGTATCAGCAGTATAGTGATGGCTGTCTTTGAATTTTCGGGTCTGCCGTTCCTGCAGGAACACTGTTTCCATAGTTAAATACTTTGAGGATCAAATCCAACGGGGTCAGTCACACCTGATGCAGGCAGGTCCTCCTGGTCATAATATGCAAATGCTTTAGCGATCAGTAGTTCTCTGATCGTCTTTGTTTCGTCCGACACGATCTGCCGTAATTTAAA
The DNA window shown above is from Chitinophaga agri and carries:
- the hxsB gene encoding His-Xaa-Ser system radical SAM maturase HxsB yields the protein METVFLQERQTRKFKDSHHYTADTGYTLLPFRFHRLPDEREILVNEIGDYMVLPAGTCARIIERRIDSTQPEDKVLYEDLVAGFFITEQPVPDLLEVIATRYRTKKSFLDHFTSLHIFVISLRCEHTCHYCQVSRVTSDRNKYDMSRAHIDAGIDMMMQSPGRNLTMEFQGGEALLAFDNIVYAVEKAKLAAVKHGKQLTYVICTNLAPLTDEMLAYCKENSILISTSLDGPAFIHDKNRHKPNASSYQLAVDGIRRCREVLGEDNVSALTTNTRRSLDYPVEIVDEYVALGFRNIFLRPISPYGFATMSANRNRYETGRFLEFYKTALDKIIEHNLNGYFIREDYAAIILKKLLTPFPVGYVDLQSPAGLINSVIVFNYDGAIYASDESRMLAEMKDFTFRLGILGETSYREVFYGEKTQALTDVMVNESLPGCSACAFQGYCGADPVFNYATQGDMYGYRPDNSFCQRNMQIIEHLITLMEQDKRIEKVFRSWITGKS
- the hxsC gene encoding His-Xaa-Ser system radical SAM maturase HxsC; amino-acid sequence: MLLKTKGIPHGIDRPVVGRVTFSATGNAEILISDAYSHETMRRYKAVLSGLPPLYADSSPGVFSIADTSHLHEGDIVVAHSDGVVNTAYRVNSAHNFLLFTERCNSNCLMCSQPPRDRDDTDYLYQLHSQTIPLIPKDCQELGITGGEPTLLGDRFFKLLTQIQQELPDTEVHCLTNGRSFAWQGMADRMGEMNYSRLMFGIPVYSDYPAQHDYIVQAKDAFHQTVRGLYNLAKKNVRVELRIVLHQQTIPRLVKLAKFIYKNLPFAEHVAFMGLEHQGYTPHNIRKLWIDPEDYQQELSAAVLYLADMGMNVSVYNAQLCVTPGELWEYTRRSISDWKNVYHEECSRCVMQEKCGGFFASGMKMHSRGILAFN